One Mercurialis annua linkage group LG3, ddMerAnnu1.2, whole genome shotgun sequence DNA window includes the following coding sequences:
- the LOC126674914 gene encoding berberine bridge enzyme-like 14, with translation MKLSSLVLLSFLFISVSFAKSVITDDHQDFLQCLNNNSDQQSNPISDAIFTPNNSSFTSVLQSYVRNLRFSAPSTPKPIAIIAAKHDSHVQAAVICCKNLSLQIRIRSGGHDYDGLSYVSEVPFVILDMFNLRSIDINITDETAWVQSGATLGELYYRIAEKSNVHAFPAGVCPTLGLGGHFSGGGYGNLMRKYGLSVDNIVDAQIVDAKGRILDRKSMGEDLFWAIRGGGAASFGVILSWKIKLVQVPENVTVFQVVRSVNQGATDLVWKWQQIADKLDQDLFIRLIPTPVNGTVNVTFVAMFLGDPERLLTLMNYSYSELGLQKEDCIGMKWIESTVFWFGFPKGTPIEALLNRPVNASIYLKRKSDYVKEPISKEGLESIWKIMAEVGISMQWNPYGGKMSQISESDTPFPHRAGNIFKIQYSANWFQNQTTEKLLNSTKTLFEAMTPYVSKNPREAFLNYRDIDIGSIGSNGNGTFEEASVYGVKYFKDNFDRLVSVKTAVDPDNFFRYEQNIPTRSVFYRKSTV, from the coding sequence TATTACCGATGATCATCAAGACTTTCTCCAATGCCTAAATAACAATTCTGATCAGCAATCAAATCCAATTTCTGATGCCATCTTCACCCCTAACAATTCTTCATTTACTTCTGTTTTACAATCTTATGTAAGAAATCTGAGATTTTCCGCTCCTTCAACGCCAAAACCAATTGCCATTATTGCAGCAAAGCATGATTCCCATGTCCAAGCTGCTGTTATATGTTGTAAGAATCTCAGCTTGCAAATCAGAATCCGAAGCGGCGGACATGACTATGATGGGCTTTCCTATGTTTCAGAAGTCCCTTTTGTAATTCTTGACATGTTCAACCTTCGATCTATCGATATAAATATAACAGACGAAACTGCTTGGGTTCAGTCAGGAGCGACTCTCGGGGAACTTTATTATAGAATTGCAGAGAAAAGTAATGTCCATGCATTTCCTGCCGGTGTGTGTCCTACACTTGGGCTTGGAGGTCACTTTTCAGGAGGTGGGTACGGAAACCTGATGAGAAAATACGGTCTCTCTGTAGACAATATCGTCGATGCTCAAATAGTCGACGCAAAAGGTAGAATTCTTGATAGGAAATCTATGGGGGAAGATCTGTTTTGGGCAATCAGAGGAGGAGGTGCTGCGAGTTTCGGAGTAATTCTTTCTTGGAAAATAAAATTGGTTCAGGTTCCTGAAAACGTCACTGTTTTCCAAGTCGTCAGAAGTGTGAATCAGGGCGCCACAGACCTTGTCTGGAAATGGCAACAAATAGCTGATAAGTTAGACCAAGACTTGTTCATCAGATTGATACCAACACCTGTAAATGGAACTGTAAATGTGACATTCGTCGCCATGTTTCTCGGAGATCCTGAAAGACTCCTGACATTAATGAATTACAGTTATTCTGAACTGGGTTTACAGAAGGAAGACTGTATTGGAATGAAATGGATCGAATCGACAGTTTTTTGGTTCGGATTTCCTAAAGGAACTCCGATCGAAGCTTTACTCAATAGGCCTGTAAATGCATCAATTTACCTGAAAAGAAAATCAGACTATGTGAAAGAACCAATTTCAAAGGAGGGTTTGGAATCAATTTGGAAAATTATGGCAGAAGTCGGAATATCAATGCAATGGAATCCATACGGAGGTAAAATGAGTCAAATTTCCGAGTCGGATACTCCATTTCCACATAGAGCTGGCAACATATTCAAAATTCAGTATTCTGCTAACTGGTTTCAGAATCAAACAACAGAAAAATTGCTGAATTCGACGAAAACCCTTTTTGAAGCTATGACTCCTTATGTGTCCAAGAATCCAAGAGAAGCGTTTCTGAATTATCGCGATATTGACATTGGCAGCATTGGCAGCAATGGAAATGGCACATTTGAGGAAGCAAGTGTTTATGGTGTTAAATACTTCAAAGATAATTTTGACAGATTGGTGAGCGTGAAGACAGCAGTTGATCCTGATAATTTCTTCAGGTATGAACAGAATATTCCGACACGGTCTGTATTTTACAGGAAGTCTACAGTTTGA